Proteins encoded within one genomic window of Dromaius novaehollandiae isolate bDroNov1 chromosome 7, bDroNov1.hap1, whole genome shotgun sequence:
- the LOC135328849 gene encoding sodium channel protein type 2 subunit alpha-like, with product MAQALLVPPGPESFRYFTRESLAAIEKRSAEEKAKKPKQEHTDDDDENCPKPNSDLEAGKTLPFIYGDIPPGMVSEPLEDLDPYYINQKVENRMKLEPTSWRMESYRRR from the exons ATGGCACAGGCACTGTTGGTACCACCAGGACCTGAAAGCTTCCGCTATTTTACTAGAGAATCTCTCGCAGCTATTGAGAAGcgttctgcagaagaaaaagctaaaaagccCAAGCAAGAACAtacagatgatgatgatgaaaattGTCCAAAACCAAACAGTGACTTGGAGGCAGGAAAGACGCTGCCATTTATTTATGGGGACATACCTCCAGGAATGGTGTCTGAACCCTTGGAAGACTTGGACCCATATTATATCAATCAAAAA gtagaaaacagaatgaaacttGAACCTACCAGCTGGAGAATGGAATCCTATAGAAGGAGGTAA